One part of the Halopenitus persicus genome encodes these proteins:
- a CDS encoding carboxypeptidase-like regulatory domain-containing protein, whose translation MRALPVLFAALLLLASAAGGAVLPPADGSGGTTDGGEEAGSDIPGLLADDDGPVPQTETNDTDGNDTGESGTDTRLNVLGPPIGQPTTVSIRHHSASLGPASRLETGETTAAIRTEELIAHVEAADTASERNDRLVAAEDAIRRAEARLHERQRQAIAAHSNGELSDQELLVEFARIAATAEVLQTRLEVLAALADETAGSSLRTESLAFRLNVYSGPVREYALETFRGGTTPDRIYVETRADVVVLAAIDGDQYLREVYRGDRWDRSADGSGRDSQRALERTLSAYPRIDERSGSADTLGTGGVTRVTVPFDGGRLRTFVSAGDGDVFIEHQRRDLETFADGDALTTTQDGIGLTVDRSYPAGPVRVTAIDQATGDPIPNASVTVAIGSDDSVEVGTTNEEGQLWLLSPARSYRVTIVDDPRVAWISEIRPTDPPRIPEPTDDGETAS comes from the coding sequence ATGAGGGCCCTCCCCGTCCTGTTCGCGGCGCTGTTGCTGCTTGCGTCCGCCGCAGGCGGCGCCGTCCTCCCGCCCGCGGATGGAAGCGGCGGAACGACCGATGGCGGCGAGGAGGCCGGAAGCGACATCCCCGGCCTGCTTGCGGACGATGATGGGCCGGTTCCACAGACCGAGACCAACGACACCGACGGGAACGATACCGGGGAAAGCGGCACCGACACGCGCCTCAACGTGCTGGGACCGCCGATCGGCCAGCCGACGACGGTCTCGATCCGACACCACAGCGCGAGCCTCGGGCCGGCAAGTCGGCTCGAAACGGGCGAGACGACCGCCGCGATCAGGACCGAGGAGCTAATCGCACACGTCGAGGCCGCCGACACCGCGAGCGAACGAAACGACCGTCTCGTGGCCGCCGAGGACGCGATCAGACGGGCGGAAGCCCGCCTCCACGAGCGGCAACGCCAAGCGATCGCGGCACACTCGAACGGCGAGTTGAGCGACCAGGAGCTCCTGGTCGAGTTCGCACGGATCGCGGCGACGGCGGAGGTTCTCCAAACGAGACTCGAGGTGTTGGCCGCGCTGGCCGACGAGACGGCGGGGAGCTCCCTCCGGACCGAGTCGCTTGCCTTCCGACTGAACGTCTACTCGGGGCCGGTCCGCGAGTACGCGCTCGAGACGTTCCGTGGAGGGACCACTCCGGATCGGATCTACGTCGAAACGCGGGCCGACGTCGTCGTGCTCGCGGCGATCGACGGCGACCAATACCTCCGGGAAGTGTACCGTGGTGACCGCTGGGATCGAAGCGCGGACGGCAGCGGCCGCGATAGCCAGCGGGCGCTCGAACGAACCCTGTCCGCATATCCACGCATCGACGAACGGAGCGGGTCGGCGGACACGCTCGGAACGGGCGGCGTGACCCGCGTGACCGTCCCCTTCGATGGCGGCCGACTCAGAACGTTCGTCAGCGCCGGGGACGGCGACGTCTTCATCGAGCACCAACGACGTGACCTCGAGACGTTCGCCGACGGCGACGCGCTCACGACCACGCAGGACGGGATCGGTCTCACGGTCGATCGGAGCTATCCCGCCGGCCCGGTGCGGGTGACCGCGATCGACCAAGCGACGGGCGATCCGATCCCCAACGCCAGCGTGACGGTCGCGATCGGAAGCGACGACAGCGTCGAGGTCGGAACGACGAACGAGGAGGGACAGCTGTGGCTGCTCTCGCCCGCCCGGTCGTACCGAGTGACGATCGTCGACGACCCGCGGGTGGCCTGGATATCGGAGATACGTCCGACGGATCCGCCGCGCATTCCCGAGCCGACGGACGACGGCGAAACGGCCTCGTGA
- a CDS encoding helix-turn-helix transcriptional regulator: MRWLALCVVFASLLLLAGAPAGVAAGLATDGSVETDPSIAGDDRSSAAEIADVSASDPGRIADFDASAWMIFDVDLRSTREADWTVTVRYVLADANETAAFERVAGGFEAGDVGPSADLYRNLAAGASEAAGREMEIVDVGRETALDRGVDPDDLSHPDTVENVEGETVAVGELRLSFTWTGFLREDGEQLVLDDALRTSDGGTWIRSLDANQRLVIHPPDGYQADSFPGIGLSLEDRAVVIEGPRTFGPDDRIEVVYSPAPGSITGPPWLLLAGAIVLAAAVIAVGLVRYRRHDGASPVSDESTDAGESAGATASETDADTANDSDPSAGSRGTDSAGGTDVGDVGEVGLSDEELGPDAEGGSADASGSSAGSESDDGSGSSAGSESDDGSGSSAATRSTPDPSLLSDEERVEALLDRNGGRMRQADIVEETGWSDAKVSQLLSAMAEADRIEKLRLGRENLISLPDHAPTDGDEE, translated from the coding sequence ATGCGGTGGCTCGCCCTCTGTGTCGTTTTCGCCTCCCTACTCCTCCTCGCCGGAGCACCCGCCGGCGTCGCTGCCGGTCTCGCGACGGACGGGTCCGTGGAGACCGATCCGTCGATCGCCGGCGATGACCGTTCGTCAGCGGCCGAGATAGCTGACGTCTCCGCTTCCGATCCCGGACGGATCGCCGATTTCGACGCGTCGGCGTGGATGATCTTCGACGTCGACCTCCGGTCGACGCGCGAGGCCGACTGGACGGTCACGGTCCGATACGTCCTCGCGGACGCCAACGAGACCGCGGCCTTCGAGCGCGTCGCGGGCGGGTTCGAGGCGGGCGACGTCGGTCCTTCAGCCGACCTCTATCGTAACCTCGCGGCGGGCGCGTCGGAGGCAGCCGGTCGGGAGATGGAAATCGTCGACGTCGGCCGCGAGACGGCGCTCGATCGGGGGGTCGACCCGGACGACCTGTCACACCCCGACACGGTCGAGAACGTCGAGGGGGAGACGGTCGCCGTCGGCGAGCTCCGACTGTCGTTCACCTGGACCGGGTTCCTCCGCGAGGACGGCGAGCAGCTCGTTCTGGACGACGCCCTCAGGACTTCGGACGGCGGGACGTGGATCCGGTCGCTCGACGCGAACCAGCGGCTGGTGATCCATCCGCCCGACGGGTACCAGGCCGATTCGTTCCCCGGGATCGGTCTCTCCCTCGAGGACCGTGCGGTCGTCATCGAGGGGCCGCGGACCTTCGGACCGGACGACCGCATCGAGGTGGTCTACTCGCCGGCGCCCGGATCCATCACCGGGCCGCCCTGGCTGCTTCTGGCCGGCGCGATCGTTCTCGCCGCGGCGGTCATCGCGGTCGGTCTGGTCCGCTATCGTCGCCACGACGGGGCCTCGCCGGTCAGCGATGAGTCGACCGACGCCGGCGAGTCGGCCGGCGCGACAGCGAGCGAGACGGACGCCGACACGGCGAACGACTCGGACCCGTCTGCGGGGTCCAGGGGGACGGACTCCGCCGGCGGTACGGACGTGGGTGACGTGGGTGAGGTCGGACTGAGCGACGAGGAGCTCGGACCGGATGCCGAGGGCGGGTCGGCGGACGCGTCCGGGTCGAGTGCGGGGAGCGAGTCGGATGACGGATCCGGGTCGAGTGCGGGGAGCGAGTCGGATGACGGATCCGGGTCGAGTGCGGCGACCCGATCGACGCCGGATCCGTCGTTGCTCTCCGATGAGGAGCGCGTCGAGGCGTTGCTCGACCGGAACGGGGGGCGGATGCGGCAGGCGGACATCGTCGAGGAGACCGGCTGGTCGGACGCGAAGGTCTCACAGCTGCTCTCCGCGATGGCCGAGGCGGACCGGATCGAGAAGCTTCGGCTGGGGCGTGAGAACCTCATCTCGCTCCCCGATCACGCGCCGACCGACGGCGACGAGGAGTGA